A single genomic interval of Monodelphis domestica isolate mMonDom1 chromosome X, mMonDom1.pri, whole genome shotgun sequence harbors:
- the LOC100010526 gene encoding CCR4-NOT transcription complex subunit 7-like produces MPAAHAEQSPRIREVWACNLDEEMKKMRPVIQQYNYVAMDTEFPGVVARPVGEFRSYADYQYQLLRCNVDWLKIIQLGLTFMNEQGECPPGTSTWQFNFKFNLKEDMYAQDSIELLTMSGIQFKKHEEEGIEAQYFAELLMTSGVVLCDEVKWLSFHSGYDFGYFIKILTNSPLPEEAHDFFEILKLFFPVIYDIKYLMKSCRNLRGGLQEVATQLELERIGAQHQAGSDSLLTGMTFFKMREMFFEDHIDDAKYSGYLYGLGSGATHAYSNSWRRSHNIVQNSTQNSIQNSYPNTGQSSFQNTVQCNFPNGYLSSYQSSFQNYHNSFQNGYQNSFLNSIPDIQNIQYVQYVQYGREPVWRGDQPAFLSMPEMPPFEVEDQQFYTYGE; encoded by the exons ATGCCAGCCGCCCATGCCGAGCAAAGCCCGCGGATCCGGGAAGTTTGGGCTTGCAACCTGGACGAGGAGATGAAGAAAATGCGCCCCGTTATCCAGCAGTACAATTACGTGGCTATGGACACGGAGTTTCCAGGTGTGGTGGCCAGACCCGTGGGGGAATTCCGAAGCTATGCCGACTACCAGTACCAGCTTCTGAGGTGCAATGTGGACTGGCTGAAGATCATCCAGCTGGGGCTGACCTTTATGAATGAGCAAGGAGAGTGCCCTCCGGGAACCTCCACGTGGCAGTTTAATTTTAAGTTCAATTTGAAGGAGGACATGTACGCCCAGGACTCCATCGAGCTGCTCACCATGTCCGGCATCCAGTTCAAGAAGCACGAGGAGGAGGGCATCGAGGCACAGTACTTCGCAGAGCTCCTCATGACCTCCGGGGTGGTCCTGTGCGATGAGGTCAAGTGGCTGTCCTTTCACAGTGGCTACGACTTCGGTTACTTCATCAAGATCCTCACCAACTCGCCCCTGCCAGAAGAAGCCCACGACTTCTTCGAGATCCTGAAACTCTTCTTCCCAGTCATCTATGACATCAAGTACCTCATGAAGAGCTGCAGAAACCTCAGGGGTGGACTGCAGGAAGTGGCCACTCAACTAGAGCTGGAGAGAATTGGCGCTCAGCACCAGGCGGGGTCTGACTCCCTCCTCACAGGGATGACCTTCTTCAAAATGCGAGAAATGTTCTTTGAAGACCACATTGATGATGCCAAGTATTCTGGTTACCTGTATGGCCTTGGTTCTGGAGCCACCCATGCCTATAGCAACTCCTGGCGTAGGTCCCATAACATTGTCCAGAACAGCACCCAGAACAGCATCCAGAACAGCTACCCTAACACTGGTCAGAGCAGTTTCCAGAACACTGTCCAGTGCAACTTCCCAAACGGCTACCTGAGCAGCTACCAAAGCAGCTTCCAGAACTACCACAACAGTTTCCAGAATGGCTACCAAAACAGCTTTCTGAACAGCATCCCGGATATCCAGAACATCCAGTATGTCCAGTATGTCCAATATGGCAGAGAACCAGTATGGAGAGGAGATCAGCCAGCATTCTTGAG CATGCCAGAGATGCCCCCCTTTGAGGTCGAGGACCAGCAGTTCTACACCTATGGCGAGTGA